In Citrus sinensis cultivar Valencia sweet orange chromosome 2, DVS_A1.0, whole genome shotgun sequence, a single genomic region encodes these proteins:
- the LOC127899744 gene encoding tetrahydroberberine oxidase-like, translating into MKTTPSSSLLPFAFALLMSLHSIASADAQENFLQCLLQNSDNSTTSISKVIYTQNNSSYSSILDFTIQNRRFLTAATPKPQVIVKPLQVSHIQSVIFCSQLHGMQVRVRSGGHDYEGLSYISHVPYVVIDLINLRSISIDVEKTTAWIQAGATIGELYHKIADTSGTLGFPAGVCPSVGVGGHFSGGGYGILLRKYGLAADHVVDAHLVDVKGRLLDRKSMGEDLFWAIRGGGGASFGVIVAWKVELVTVPSTVTVCSSRRSLKQNLTRLVHRWQFVADKFDEDLITGVFLSSVNASTGGNRTVIASFESVFLGGVDGVIPLMQKSFPELGLVEKECTETSWVRAVLHHARFPIEASLDVLLNRSPVTKRFYKAKSDYVREPMPEIAFEGIFELFNEKEGGNAEIMLVPYGGKMSEIPESAIPFPHRAGNIYKMSPVVYWYEEGSETAERRINWIRKLHSFLTPFVSKNPRASYINYRDIDIGANKIRGYTSYKQASIWGRKYFRNNFDRLVVVKTMVDPHNFFRNEQSIPSLSSWRKQKDD; encoded by the coding sequence ATGAAGACTACTCCAAGCTCTTCACTCCTCCCATTTGCTTTTGCTCTTCTAATGTCACTTCATTCAATAGCTTCGGCTGATGCTCAAGAGAATTTTCTCCAATGCCTTTTGCAAAATTCTGACAACTCCACCACCTCCATTTCTAAAGTGATTTACACCCAAAACAACTCTTCGTATTCATCCATCTTGGATTTCACCATACAAAACCGAAGGTTCTTAACAGCAGCCACCCCGAAACCTCAAGTCATTGTCAAACCATTGCAAGTATCCCACATTCAATCAGTCATTTTTTGTTCCCAATTGCATGGAATGCAAGTTAGGGTTCGAAGCGGGGGTCATGATTATGAGGGCCTTTCTTATATATCCCATGTGCCCTATGTCGTCAtagatttaataaatctcCGGTCAATTAGTATAGATGTAGAGAAGACAACAGCATGGATTCAAGCAGGAGCAACCATTGGCGAACTTTACCACAAGATCGCTGACACGAGTGGCACTCTTGGCTTTCCGGCTGGAGTTTGCCCTTCAGTGGGTGTCGGTGGACATTTTAGCGGCGGAGGATATGGTATATTGTTAAGGAAATATGGTCTTGCTGCTGATCATGTAGTTGATGCTCACTTGGTCGACGTTAAGGGAAGATTACTAGATAGAAAATCAATGGGAGAAGATCTGTTTTGGGCCATCCGCGGAGGCGGCGGAGCTAGCTTTGGAGTCATCGTTGCTTGGAAAGTAGAGTTGGTTACTGTTCCATCAACTGTCACAGTATGCAGCTCCCGCCGaagtttgaaacaaaatttaaccCGGCTTGTCCACAGATGGCAGTTCGTTGCTGATAAGTTTGATGAAGATTTAATCACTGGGGTATTTCTTAGCAGTGTGAATGCAAGTACGGGAGGAAACAGGACGGTGATCGCTTCATTCGAATCTGTATTTCTTGGAGGAGTCGATGGAGTCATTCCATTGATGCAGAAGAGTTTCCCTGAACTTGGTTTAGTGGAAAAAGAATGCACTGAGACTAGCTGGGTTAGAGCTGTGCTCCACCACGCACGCTTCCCAATTGAGGCATCCTTGGACGTTTTGCTCAACAGGAGTCCTGTCACCAAGAGGTTTTACAAAGCAAAATCTGACTATGTAAGAGAGCCTATGCCTGAAATTGCATTTGAAGGAATATTCGAATTGTTCAACGAAAAAGAGGGCGGGAATGCTGAGATAATGTTGGTTCCATATGGTGGGAAAATGAGTGAGATTCCAGAGTCAGCAATTCCTTTCCCTCATAGAGCTGGTAACATATACAAAATGAGCCCAGTGGTATATTGGTACGAAGAAGGGAGTGAAACAGCCGAAAGGCGCATCAATTGGATCAGAAAACTTCATAGTTTCTTGACTCCATTTGTGTCCAAAAACCCTCGTGcttcatatataaattacaGGGATATTGATATTGGAGCAAATAAAATACGAGGCTACACTAGCTATAAACAAGCTAGCATTTGGGGCAGAAAATATTTCAGGAATAATTTTGACAGGTTGGTTGTTGTGAAGACAATGGTTGATCCTCATAATTTCTTTAGAAATGAACAAAGCATCCCGTCACTTTCGTCTTGGAGGAAGCAAAAAGACGATTAG